The Corylus avellana chromosome ca11, CavTom2PMs-1.0 genome contains the following window.
tgaagATAAttagttggaactgccgagggcttgggaaccttcgGACAGTTAGAGAGCTTTGCCGCTTGGTAAAGCAAAAGCAGCCCATTatggttttcttaatggaaaccaaGTTACGAAAGGAGAAAATGGAAAGCATCCGGTGTAAGCTCGAGTTTGCAAGTATGTTTGTGGTTGAAAGCGTGGGTAAGAGCGGTGGTATGGCTTTATTATGGGGTGAGGATGTTAATGTTACCATCCAGAATTTTAGTCAACGCCACATTAACGGTGTTGTTAAAATTTCGGACGATGGGGTACCATGGAAATTCACTGGTTTCTACGGACACCCCGAGGTAGCAAAACGAAGTGAGTCATGGGCTCTACTCCAACACCTTTCAACTTTGAACCCAGCCCCATGGGTGTGTATTGGAGATTTTAACGAGATAGTTACAAGCTCGGAAAAATGGGGTGGTGGAGAACGAGCACAACGACAAATGTTCGGGTTTCGTCAAGTGCTAGAAAATTGTGGACTCTCAGACCTTGGGTTTCGGGGCCCAAAATACACTTGGAGCAATTGTCGGGATAATCACGAATTTACTAAGGAGAGGTTGGACAGGGGTGTGGCAAATCTCATTTGGCGCGATTTATTTCCGGAGGTGGAGGTGATGGTAGAAAATACGGTCTGCTCTGACCATACTCCCTTGATGCTGTGCTTGAAAGGAATAAGAAGGAATGGGATGGGACTAAGGAGATTTCGTTATGAAGCGGCCTGGCGCAGTGAGGAGGGGTACGCTGATGTATTAAAAAAGGCTTGGGTTTCTCCTCAGACACCTAGCCCGATTTGGTGGGAGATTCAGGCTAATATGTTACGGTGTAAACGAGATTTTGTAGCATGGTAGAAGGGCTGTAACGATTCTGTACAAGGTAAAATCAACAGTTTACAAAAAAGGCTCCAAGTCCTCCAAGGGCGTGAAGAACACGGGGTGGGTGAAGAAACAAAAGCTGCAAAAAAGGAGCTGGAGCTGTTGCTGGAAAAATCTGATATTCACTGGAAGCAGAGAGCTAAAATAGATTGGATGCGACATGTGGATCGGAACACAAAATTTTATCATGCCTGTGCAAATGCTCGACGGAAATCAAACACCATTTATGTCATAAAAGATGCAGAAGAACGGCTGTGTACTGCAGAGGTTGAGGTACAATCGGcttttatcaattattttactGATTTGTTTACATCTGACAGTACAGGGAACACAATGCATTGTCTAAGGCCCTTGAATTGTTGGGTCACTGAGGAGATGAACAGATCACTATTGCAGCCATTCACAGAGGAAGAGGTATTATTTGCTCTTTCAAATATGGCCCCTTTAAAAGCACCGGGCCCAGATGGGTTTCCAGCAgaatttttccagaaaaatTGGCATATTGTGGGGAAGGATATTTGTAATGCCATTCTTGAATCATTACAGTCTGGGAGTATGCCTGAATTTCTTAACTTCACACATATTGTCCTAATCCCGAAATTAAAAAATCCCTCTAGTGTCTCAGACTATCGCCCCATAAGTCTCTACAATGTGATATACAAGTTAATTTCCAAGATGCTAGCAAATAGACTAAAGAAGATTTTGCCGCATGTAATATCTCCGGCCCAAAGCGCCTTTATCCCAGGGAGATTAATTACTGATAATGTACTGGCGGCGTATGAGACACTCCATACCATGCACACACGTATGAAGGGTAAGCAAGGATTTATGGCCATAAAGCTCGACATGAGCAAGGCTTACGACAGAATGGAATGGGGTTTCCTTGAAGCCGTTATGCGGAGGCTGGGGTTTGATTTACGGTGGATCAATTTAATTATGATGTGTGTTACAACTGTGCAATATGCTGTTGTTGTCAATGGGAGGCCATGCGGACGGATAAAACCACAGAGGGGATTGCGACAAGGGGATCCCATTTCCCCCTATCTGTTTATTCTCTGTGCAGAGGCCCTGAGTGCTATGTTGTCACAGGCAAATGAAGAGGGAGCATTAACGGGGGTTGCCACCTCCCGGAGGGGACCTCGCATaagccatttattttttgcggaTGATAGCCTCCTCTTTTGTAAGGCTAATCTTCCGCAATGGGACCATCTCACTAGTGTACTTCGAGCATATGAAGAGGATTTGGGACAGAGactcaacaacaacaaaacatcGCTCTTCTTCAGCTGGAATACATCACGAGTGGCTAAGAGAGCAATTCTGGAAGCCTCCAGCCTCCCAGATACCCAAAGGTATGATACTTATTTGGGACTCCCTGCTTTAGTTGGGAAATCTCGGATGGCTGCTTTTAAGAGGATTACTGATCGTGTATGGAAAAGGCTTCAGGATTGGAAGCTGAAATTCCTATCACAGGCAGGTAAAGAAGTTCTCCTGAAAGCAGTTATTCAGGCCTTACCAACTTACTGCAtgagtgtttttcttcttcctcgtGCTCTCTGCAGGGAGATAAATTCACAAATGCGtaagttttggtggggccatAAAGAGAATGATAGTCGGGTAAACTGGATGAGTTAGGGGCGGCTGGGTTGGTCAAAAGAACATGGTGGAATGGGATTCcgggattttatttgtttcaataaGGCTCTCTTGGCCAAGCAAAGTTGGAGGCTATGGAATCAACCGGATAGTTTGGTTGCAAAAATAATGAACGCCAAATATTATCCGGATTGTTCTATTTTGGAGGCGAAGATTGGACGGAGGCCTTCCTTTGCATGGAGAAGCATTCAGAGCTCTTGTGAACTCCTCAATGAAGGTTTGATTTGGAGGGTGGGTAATGGCTGTAAAATAAATATCTGGAAGGATAGATGGGTCCCGATACCTACTACTTGCAAGATTAGTTCACCACCTTCGTTACTAAATCTGGATGCGAAGGTTAGTGAATTAATTGATGCTAATACTAAGGGATGGAATAGGCCTCCTTTAGAAGCTCTTTTTTCCAAAGTGGAGATAGTGAAGCTCTTTTTTCCAAAGAGGAGATAGTAAAGATTCTGGAGATCCCCACCAGCTGCACTAACCAAGTGGATTTGCTTATTTGGAGGGGTACAAAGAATGGGATATTTTCGGTTAAGAGTGCATATCATCTGCAACAGGAGAGGGAAGTTTCTGCCATGGCCTCAAGCTCTACTCCAAATATAGGGGGTGCAGTTTGGAAGAGATTATGGAAACTGCCGGTGCCCCAGGTGGAGAAAAATTTTCTGTGGAAGGCATGTCACAATATCCTCCTGACGCGGGAAAATCTATACAAGAGAAAGATAATTTCAGACCCTCTATGCCCGGTTTGTGGTCTTGAAGTTGAGACGGGTTTCCATATTTTGTGGCAATGCGCGTCGGCTATGGACGTGTGGGCTATGGGGCacaaaatttttcaaaagagCTATTTTGCAGGGCCAGAATTTCTGCAGGTGGTAACGTCCCTGTTTGAGAGTTGTTCTCAGGAGGTGCTGTGCCAATTTGTGGGTCTGGCACGTAGAATTTGGCTGCGGAGAAATGAGTTGGTTCATGGGGGTTTATTCTCACACCCTAAACTTCTCATGGAAAAAACTGAGTTGGCTATTCAGGAATTTAATTTGGCCCAGGCTCGGGGAGAACAGAGTATGCCTCTCAGTGTGGAACCGGCTGGAGTACGTTGGTCTGCTCCTTTGCAGGGATGGGTAAAAGCTAATTGGGATGCTGCTTTGGACAGGAAGTCGGGCTGGATGGGGCTGGGCGTGGTGATTAGAGATTCACAGGGCAACATGGTGGCAGCAAGGTGCGAGGTCCAGAAGGGGAGTTTGGTCCCGGCAGCAGCTGAGGCGCAGGCTTTTCTTTTGGCTGTGCAATTATGCCGCGAGCTGGGCCTGGAGCACGTCCACTTCGAAGGAGATGCTAAAGCTGTCATTGACTCAGTAATCTCAGAGCAAGCAGATTATAGTTAGATGGGGCATGTAATTGCAGACATAAAGGTGAAGCTAAAGGCCCTTCATCAACGGCAAGTCTCTTTTGTTCGAAGGGAGGGGAACAACGTGGCTCATCTCCTAGCGCATTTTGCAGTGAAGAATTGTGTGAATAATTCATGGCAGCTAGTGCCGCCAGAGTGTATTTGTGATGCTGTGATGTCGGAGGTCTCTACTCCATCTGATTGATTCATTAATGAGAAATCTCtattctcttcaaaaaaaaaaaaaaaataccttactttaaaaaatataattaaaatccaatatatgcgatttaaaaataaaaaataaaaaaccataaaattcatatatatatatatatataattttctccaaaccagtttggaggaaatatcctccaacccatttaaaatagtgccaaatgtctataaacatttaaaacgtacattaaattcttaaagtcattaatagcagtttactaacttcgACTAaagttttaaatgtttttaaattctaGCTAGTCCTTTTGATCCATCTTTCCCCCTCCCCTCTTTGTTAGGTTTTCATCTCTAGCAGAGAGCGTCGTCGAAGGGGGAGAACCTTTGAGAACCTTTGTTCTCCCCCTCCGGCTCTCCTCCCCTCTCCTTCTTCTGCCTCCCCCCTCCTCTCCCATCACCCTCTTTCTCTTAACGAGCTAACCTATTTGCCTGATGCCCCTAGCTCTTTGGAcgattttttccttttccttccgCTTcgcctcttccccctcctttggTCCCTTTTTTTGCTTTAGGCTTTTGGATCGGCCGTTCTGTGCTCGATCTACTGTCCTTGCCGAACCCACGTCCTCGCTCACCCCTCCGCTTGTCCTCTTCAATTCTGTCCAGGTTCTTCTTGTTCTGGGCATTTTCCCTCGACAACCTTCCTCATCGACGTGGTTTCtagtttctttgttttattttcttgtattctctccttttcctattttttgctagacttttttgtttttttattttttgttttattttttgtttttgcttttgttgtttctgttagTTTACGTActctttgtgggtgatgctcatGGGATTTGACTCAAACTTCCCCCTTCGTTTGAGTGCTCTGCCGATCTCCTCCGTGCCTGCTCCGTCGCCCATCGTCCTCTACTGGGTCTTTTTCTCTAGCTCCCCACCGCGATAAGCTTCCAACACCCCCTTCCGTTTTCGGTTCCTGGCGAGCGCACAATTGGTTCTTCTTTCTGGTTGCTGTCATCCTcttaatgtgtttttttctGTTGGttatttccctgtaattttgtctagctttcctttttttttgttctttatcttgttttgtttccctgtATTGGTTTTGTTTTAGCTTGTGATAATTCTCAGTCGTCTCTCTCGATCTGCCCGCCTGATGCCCTTCGAGATAGTtgctttggtccagacctttgggttatAGATGTGAATGTTATCCTtgctttcgggtcgaggagaTTAAGTTTTGGCTTAGGGCTCTCTGCCCTCAATACCGatgaataagagctacctatgcattgctTTGAGTCTGTTTGACGCAGATttgctgtttaatttgaaaattagtcataggttagtggatTTTGTCTAagtctggaatgtaatacgtcattttttacgcttgtaacctcgtggcttcggctatgattgcttcagagctttgctctgtgttatttgagctttacgcttgtttatcaatgaatgagattgaactgtttcaaaaagaaaaaaaacaaaaaaaaaaaaaagttttgaacacttgacactattttaaataggttgaaGAATATTTCCTCCAGAcgggtttggaggaaatttttgccccatatatatatatatatgaggaatgatagagacacaactttttgacataattttggcccaacttttctcttatgtggtcatttttttaaaaaaccaaataaaaaattctgaagtaataacatcctatggggtctctttttttttttttttttttttttttttaaaaaaaaaacctagtctttttcttcagaataatgaccttttttttaaatgaccatttttcagaagaaaaatgcgatttttgttttttttttttaataaaaaaaataccgaATAAAAAGatgaccacataggatgttattactttagatttattttttatttatattttattttattttttaaaaatgacatcataaaagaaaagttgggTCAAAGTTATGTCaaaaagttgtgcctttatcatttctctctctctatatatatatatatatagaaaaaaatatatatattggattttttttataaaaaaaaaatacaaaagaaaggaaaaagaaaaaattgtttttgtgataatcgcagtatatatatatattcatgagctatatatatatatatatatatatatatatgctctaagaaaaacatatattggattttttttttttaaaaaaaaaaaaagaaaagaaaaagaaaaaattgtttttgtgatAATCGCAGTGGTTCAATTCTTACAAAAGTGGTGGATTTGGTGCTCGGAAAAGTATActattttttagttaatatattattgttttttagagtgggttttagatttaaatttttctactcaatctctcttattttcttatttattgtctttcatatcatatattctctctctaaaactctCCATACACCCTGAAAATACTACAAATTCACATAATCCAATGAACTAACAATTTATGAATTTCATTGAAGCGAaagaaagtatacaaaaaaatagctatttttattatatgaatatttttcttttttcgtttgtttgtctttatttCTTATGGTTTTGTTCTTccgtttcaaattttttgttcatatttacatatattatattttatttttactctaatagtagcttttttttttttttttaatttttatgtatatatgcaaattaaggtggttgagagaaaaatgtgtttaaatcttgaaattaaattataatgatttactcaaataattttttgaatttttttgcttttgaaagc
Protein-coding sequences here:
- the LOC132165008 gene encoding uncharacterized protein LOC132165008, with product MKIISWNCRGLGNLRTVRELCRLVKQKQPIMVFLMETKLRKEKMESIRCKLEFASMFVVESVGKSGGMALLWGEDVNVTIQNFSQRHINGVVKISDDGVPWKFTGFYGHPEVAKRSESWALLQHLSTLNPAPWVCIGDFNEIVTSSEKWGGGERAQRQMFGFRQVLENCGLSDLGFRGPKYTWSNCRDNHEFTKERLDRGVANLIWRDLFPEVEVMVENTVCSDHTPLMLCLKGIRRNGMGLRRFRYEAAWRSEEGLQKRLQVLQGREEHGVGEETKAAKKELELLLEKSDIHWKQRAKIDWMRHVDRNTKFYHACANARRKSNTIYVIKDAEERLCTAEVEVQSAFINYFTDLFTSDSTGNTMHCLRPLNCWVTEEMNRSLLQPFTEEEVLFALSNMAPLKAPGPDGFPAEFFQKNWHIVGKDICNAILESLQSGSMPEFLNFTHIVLIPKLKNPSSVSDYRPISLYNVIYKLISKMLANRLKKILPHVISPAQSAFIPGRLITDNVLAAYETLHTMHTRMKGKQGFMAIKLDMSKAYDRMEWGFLEAVMRRLGFDLRWINLIMMCVTTVQYAVVVNGRPCGRIKPQRGLRQGDPISPYLFILCAEALSAMLSQANEEGALTGVATSRRGPRISHLFFADDSLLFCKANLPQWDHLTSVLRAYEEDLGQRLNNNKTSLFFSWNTSRVAKRAILEASSLPDTQRYDTYLGLPALVGKSRMAAFKRITDRVWKRLQDWKLKFLSQAGKEVLLKAVIQALPTYCMSVFLLPRALCREINSQMRKFWWGHKENDSRALLAKQSWRLWNQPDSLVAKIMNAKYYPDCSILEAKIGRRPSFAWRSIQSSCELLNEGLIWRVGNGCKINIWKDRWVPIPTTCKISSPPSLLNLDAKASFRSSFFQSGDSEALFSKEEIVKILEIPTSCTNQVDLLIWRGTKNGIFSVKSAYHLQQEREVSAMASSSTPNIGGAVWKRLWKLPVPQVEKNFLWKACHNILLTRENLYKRKIISDPLCPVCGLEVETGFHILWQCASAMDVWAMGHKIFQKSYFAGPEFLQVVTSLFESCSQEVLCQFVGLARRIWLRRNELVHGGLFSHPKLLMEKTELAIQEFNLAQARGEQSMPLSVEPAGVRWSAPLQGWVKANWDAALDRKSGWMGLGVVIRDSQGNMVAARCEVQKGSLVPAAAEAQAFLLAVQLCRELGLEHVHFEGDAKAVIDSVISEQADYS